From the Campylobacter concisus genome, one window contains:
- a CDS encoding TRAP transporter small permease → MNSFFNVLDIAIASLNKTIAVVGLASGTLLAFANVMARYFFDKSWSWASELSNYLFIWSAFFAAAYGFNKGIHVSVTILVEKFPPALAKACLIFSHVLTTVFLLFIAVYSIDYLQILHEIEQMIIDLGIPQWVPMVVLPIAFVTASYRSTEKAIKVALTPAENVVSNEAHELAHGSVVKD, encoded by the coding sequence ATGAATAGCTTTTTTAATGTCCTTGATATAGCGATAGCCTCACTAAATAAAACTATCGCAGTAGTTGGGCTCGCAAGTGGAACATTGCTAGCCTTTGCAAATGTTATGGCTAGATATTTTTTCGATAAAAGCTGGTCTTGGGCGAGCGAGCTATCAAACTATCTTTTTATCTGGTCGGCGTTTTTTGCCGCGGCATACGGCTTTAATAAGGGCATTCACGTCAGTGTAACTATTTTGGTGGAAAAATTTCCACCAGCCCTTGCAAAAGCGTGTTTAATCTTCTCTCATGTACTAACTACTGTATTTTTGTTATTTATCGCAGTCTATTCGATTGATTATCTACAAATTCTTCACGAGATCGAGCAGATGATAATAGACCTTGGCATACCTCAATGGGTCCCTATGGTAGTGCTTCCAATAGCCTTCGTTACAGCTAGCTACCGCTCAACCGAAAAAGCCATAAAAGTAGCTCTAACGCCTGCTGAAAACGTTGTGAGTAACGAGGCACATGAGCTAGCTCATGGTAGCGTAGTCAAAGATTAA
- a CDS encoding TRAP transporter large permease, whose product MTIAFLFILLFALMLIGVPVAVSLGTSTVLTMIFFTDIDIATIPQLIFDGINKFSLMAIPMFILAGNLLSKGGSARRIIDFAKSMVGHLPGGLPMSAIFACIIFAAVSGSSPATVVAIGSIMFAAIKEAGYPKEYAVGGITTAGSLGILIPPSVVMIVYGVTAEVSIGKLFMAGVVPGLMLGAFMLIQTYIGAKKLGFKATKAEPFKVRVQKFAKAFWALLIVVVVIGGIYGGIFTPTEAAAASAVYALFISLFIYRDIKIKDLWDICLDSALTTAMIFFIIANAVVFAYLLTSEQIPQAIASMILDANIGMIGFLIFVNILLFIMGQFMEPSSVIMIMVPLLLPIATQLGIDPIHFGIILVVNMEIGMVTPPVGLNLFVASGLTNMNLKEVIMACLPWTLTLFFGLILVTYIPQISLWLPNIMYGH is encoded by the coding sequence ATGACAATAGCATTTTTATTTATCCTACTTTTTGCACTAATGCTAATAGGCGTGCCTGTGGCTGTTTCACTGGGAACTAGCACCGTTTTAACGATGATATTTTTTACAGACATAGACATCGCTACGATCCCGCAGCTTATATTTGATGGTATCAATAAATTTTCGCTAATGGCAATACCGATGTTTATCTTGGCTGGAAATTTATTAAGTAAAGGCGGCTCAGCAAGACGTATCATCGACTTTGCAAAGTCTATGGTCGGACACTTGCCAGGTGGTTTGCCTATGAGTGCGATATTTGCCTGCATCATCTTTGCAGCGGTCTCTGGAAGCTCACCTGCGACGGTTGTAGCTATTGGCTCAATTATGTTTGCAGCGATAAAAGAGGCTGGCTATCCAAAAGAGTACGCAGTGGGTGGCATAACAACGGCTGGCTCGCTTGGAATTTTGATCCCGCCTTCAGTTGTTATGATAGTTTATGGTGTAACAGCTGAGGTAAGTATCGGCAAGCTCTTTATGGCTGGTGTTGTGCCTGGTCTTATGCTTGGCGCATTTATGCTTATTCAAACTTATATCGGGGCAAAAAAGCTTGGATTTAAAGCGACTAAGGCTGAGCCATTTAAAGTAAGAGTGCAGAAATTTGCCAAAGCATTTTGGGCTCTTTTGATCGTTGTAGTGGTCATCGGCGGAATTTATGGAGGCATTTTTACTCCAACTGAAGCTGCTGCGGCAAGCGCGGTCTATGCGCTATTTATCTCACTTTTTATCTATAGAGATATAAAGATAAAAGACCTTTGGGATATCTGCTTAGATTCAGCCCTTACAACAGCTATGATATTTTTTATCATCGCAAACGCCGTTGTTTTTGCATATTTGCTAACTAGCGAACAGATCCCTCAAGCGATCGCTTCGATGATACTTGATGCAAATATCGGTATGATAGGATTTTTGATATTTGTAAATATCTTGCTCTTTATCATGGGTCAGTTCATGGAGCCTTCAAGCGTTATCATGATCATGGTTCCACTCTTGCTTCCGATAGCTACGCAGCTTGGCATAGATCCGATACATTTTGGCATTATCTTAGTTGTAAATATGGAGATAGGTATGGTGACTCCGCCTGTTGGACTAAATTTATTTGTCGCAAGCGGTCTTACAAATATGAATCTAAAAGAGGTCATCATGGCATGCTTGCCTTGGACACTTACTTTGTTCTTTGGCCTTATCTTGGTTACTTATATACCACAAATTTCTCTTTGGTTGCCAAACATAATGTATGGACATTAA
- a CDS encoding DctP family TRAP transporter solute-binding subunit: MKFLQALLFTCAISGLAFGADKVYTIKFAHVVAASTPKGKAADFFAKRAEELSGGKLKVQVFPSAQLLDDDRVFGALKLGNVQMAAPSFSKFTPIVPQFQLFDLPFIFKDAEHLHKVQDGEVGEELKALVTKKGFVALDYWDAGFKHFSSSKKPVLVPEDAKGQKFRIQSSKVLEEQIKVVGGNPQVLPFSEVYSALQQGVVDATENPLSNFYNSKFHEVQSSLTLSSHGYLGYLVVMSDKFWSKLPDDLKANVKQALSEATAFEREETAKEDAHVIAELEKYIAASKKLEIYKIDDAQKAEWQKVMQSIYPKFYDVIGKDLIEKTLGTK; this comes from the coding sequence TTGTGCCATCAGTGGCTTAGCATTTGGTGCAGACAAGGTCTATACGATCAAATTTGCTCACGTTGTTGCAGCTTCTACACCAAAGGGCAAAGCGGCTGACTTTTTTGCTAAACGTGCTGAGGAGCTAAGCGGCGGTAAACTAAAAGTTCAAGTCTTCCCATCAGCGCAGCTACTTGACGACGATAGAGTTTTTGGTGCGTTAAAGCTTGGTAATGTTCAAATGGCAGCTCCAAGTTTTTCTAAATTTACACCTATCGTGCCACAGTTTCAGCTATTTGACCTGCCTTTCATCTTTAAAGATGCAGAGCACCTTCATAAGGTCCAAGACGGCGAGGTCGGCGAGGAGCTAAAAGCCCTTGTTACAAAAAAAGGCTTTGTGGCGCTTGATTATTGGGATGCTGGATTTAAACATTTTAGCTCAAGCAAAAAGCCAGTTCTTGTACCAGAAGATGCAAAAGGACAAAAATTTAGAATCCAAAGCTCAAAGGTCCTTGAAGAACAAATTAAAGTAGTTGGTGGCAACCCACAAGTTTTACCATTTTCAGAGGTTTACTCTGCACTTCAACAAGGCGTAGTTGATGCGACTGAAAACCCGCTTTCAAATTTCTATAACTCAAAATTTCACGAAGTTCAAAGCTCGCTTACACTTTCAAGTCACGGATATTTGGGCTATTTAGTCGTTATGAGCGATAAATTTTGGAGTAAGCTACCAGATGATCTAAAAGCAAATGTAAAACAAGCTCTAAGCGAAGCAACAGCTTTCGAGAGAGAAGAGACAGCAAAAGAAGACGCTCACGTCATAGCTGAACTTGAAAAATACATCGCTGCTAGTAAAAAACTAGAAATTTATAAGATCGATGACGCACAAAAGGCCGAATGGCAAAAGGTTATGCAGTCAATCTATCCTAAATTTTACGATGTTATCGGTAAAGATCTCATAGAAAAGACTCTTGGGACAAAATAA